The Apium graveolens cultivar Ventura chromosome 11, ASM990537v1, whole genome shotgun sequence genome has a window encoding:
- the LOC141698007 gene encoding uncharacterized protein LOC141698007 yields the protein MVCFCFLVDQTKKVRRCKPVAGICSRCGGGASVADMKTETRFCHVPFYWRSWKAIMCTFCGSILRSYH from the coding sequence ATGGTGTGTTTCTGCTTTCTCGTAGATCAGACAAAGAAAGTGAGAAGATGCAAACCAGTAGCTGGGATATGTTCAAGGTGCGGCGGAGGAGCAAGCGTTGCTGATATGAAAACAGAAACCAGGTTCTGCCATGTCCCTTTTTACTGGAGGTCCTGGAAAGCCATAATGTGTACCTTCTGCGGTTCCATTCTTAGGTCCTACCATTGA
- the LOC141696626 gene encoding secretory carrier-associated membrane protein 1-like, whose translation MPRGRQDSNPFADEDSYNPFSSPGHVSSENSRLKPLPPEPVDYNRDGTVEIPLDSSKDLKKKEMELQAKENELNKREQELKRKEDAIARAGIVLEEKNWPPLYPIIHHDIPNEIPVHLQKLQYVAFSTYLGLILCLVWNFVAVTVAWSNGKGVQIWLLAIIYIVSGVPGAYVCWYRPLYRAMRTDSALKFGWFFLTYVFHIAFCCLATIAPPIIFKGNSLTGILPAVDLFSYSTLVGVFYFVGCVFFAIESLTSIWVIQQVYLYFRGSGKAAEMKREATRTMAAAL comes from the exons ATGCCTCGTGGTCGACAAGATTCTAACCCTTTCGCTGATGAAGACAGTTATAACCCATTTTCG AGTCCTGGACATGTTTCCTCAGAGAATTCAAGGTTAAAACCACTTCCTCCAGAACCTGTCGATTATAATCGTGATGGGACAGTCGAGATTCCTCTGGATAGTTCCAAG GATCTCAAAAAGAAGGAGATGGAACTTCAAGCAAAAGAGAATGAACTGAACAAGAGAGAACAG GAACTTAAAAGGAAAGAGGATGCTATAGCTAGAG CTGGGATTGTTTTAGAAGAGAAAAATTGGCCTCCATTATATCCCATCATCCATCATGATATTCCAAACGAGATTCCAGTTCATTTACAGAAGTTGCAGTATGTTGCGTTCAGTACATATTTAG GTTTGATTTTATGCCTCGTATGGAACTTTGTTGCGGTTACTGTTGCATGGAGCAATGGCAAAG GCGTACAGATTTGGTTACTTGCCATCATCTACATCGTATCAGGAGTTCCTGGAGCTTATGTGTGTTGGTATCGTCCACTTTATCGTGCTATGAG GACTGATAGTGCTCTAAAGTTTGGCTGGTTCTTTTTGACTTATGTG TTTCACATTGCCTTCTGCTGTTTGGCTACAATTGCTCCTCCAATTATTTTCAAAGGCAACTCTCTCAC AGGAATCTTGCCAGCAGTCGATTTGTTTAGTTATAGTACTCTGGTTGGG GTGTTTTATTTTGTGGGATGTGTATTTTTTGCCATAGAATCACTGACAAGCATCTGGGTTATTCAG CAAGTCTACCTGTATTTTCGAGGTAGTGGCAAAGCTGCAGAGATGAAACGTGAAGCCACAAGAACAATGGCTGCTGCATTATGA